Genomic DNA from Prunus persica cultivar Lovell chromosome G1, Prunus_persica_NCBIv2, whole genome shotgun sequence:
TCAAGGCAGCATTGGCTATTGCAACTCAACGTCGAAATTTAGGAATTCGTATATGTGATGAAAGGATGAATAACAAAGAGAAACAACCAAGAGGTACACAGCAAGACAATTCGCAGCAGGAAACTACCATTAGAGGACATCGTGAAAATGAGGTTAGAACATCTAATGTGAGGTCCAATTCTTCATCTACTCATCCAGCTACTGATGTAGAAGAGCAGCCAGCACAAGCTCAAAATGTTACACAaaccaaagaacaaaaaaagaagcgaGGTCCTACTAGAATGGCAGTTATTCCCCAAGGCAAAAAATCACGGTTAGAAGTTAGTTTCAATCTCGGTGGACAACTATGTGGTCCAAATTCAGAGTCTTTTGCCTCATTTCTTGGGGTCTTAACGCGAGCGCATGTGCCTATTGTTATGTCAAATTGGAAGgaccttaaagaaaaaaacaaggatGAGCTTTGGTCATTACTTCaggtttgctttttcttttttctttttttatataccaaactattatttgatttgttcTCTATTTAGAAACTAAACTACTATTGTATTTGAAAATACAGCAAAACTACATAGTGGGAGATGAgcataaaaattttatttttaggatGATGGGGAAATATTGGAGACAATTTAAATCAAAAATAACAACAGCAATTCGTGAAGCAAGTAAAAGAAAGCATAAGGCACGTGCCATTTCCCTTGTGAAGCCAGACAATGTAAAGTCAAAGGAAGATTGGGACAAATTTGTCAAAGAAAGACTTGGAGCGGAATTTCAAGTGGGTATTTCTTTCTTAGCAATAATTATACTTTCAGGTATTCTTATCAATttctaacatttttttttttttttactcatgCAACTATTTGTTGTCTCTTGTAGAAACTAAGTGAAAAGTTTAAAGCAATGAGAAAGAAGCAAAAGTACACACATACAATGAGTCGAAAAGGCTATGCCCGTATGGAGTATGACATGGTATGATTACTAAGCATAcgacaaaatatttaatttaattttttttcaagtagATACCTAATTTGTTCTCATGTAGAAATTAAATCATCCAAATCCTGAAGAAATAAATAGAGTGACATTGTGGACAAAAGCGCATGAGAGAAAGGATGGTACACCAATTAACGAAGTTGTTAGCAACATATTGGTAAGACACCAAATGGAAGtttcaaattaatattatttgtcTGTGTGACTTAGTCAGTTGAAGCTGCTGagatttattttgttgaagtGTTGGGGTTTGGTTATGAtgcattaatttttataagaaaataagCTCTTGTTTCTGCATAAGTGATGTTAATTTATTAAGCTTGTGTTTTATATGTTATAGAAAGATATAAAGACGTGCAATGAGTCGAAAGAGAATCCACCAGCGAGAAATTCTATACGAGATGATGCTATAGCAAGAGTTTTGGGACCTGAAACTCGTGGCCGAGTTCGAGGGCTTGGGTTTGGTGCAACACCCTCTAGAGTAGATGCAGTAATTCAAGGCAGTGAACGAGTTAAAGAACTTGAATCCGTAGTGAAATCTCAATCTCAAAGGATGCAGCTAATTGAAGCCAAACTTGAAGCATTTATTAAAATGTCTCAAGAGGTataaaattcttaaaataatCTATGAAGCATTTATTCATATAGTTATTTATTAAATCACAAATTTTGTCTCAAGCTTATCTTTAACTTTTTACAGCCTCAAAATAAGAATGTAGAGGATATGATAAGTGCACATGCATGTACTCCTCAAGTAAGTATTTTTCATGATAATTATAGCATGATATAGTAATCTATGAGGTAGCTTATAATTTCTAAATTATTGTTATCTTCCATTGTATTTCATATAGTCACAACAAGGAAGCCGTCATGTACAAGATAAAAGTTACAATGTGAATGCAAGATGTGGTCAAAGTAGCAATCTTGAATATGGAAGATGTCAACTTTTACACTGGTACAATTTTGAATTGGAGCAAGTTGTAGCTGAGGGACATATTGCCTCAACAGACCCAACTGTTAAAGTTCATCATATGCCTATTGGACGTGATTGTTGGAAGGTTTGGGTTGATGAAGTGCTTGATGAAGAACTTAACTTGTATAGACCCACAGATGAAGCGCGAAGACTTGGTGAAGCTTTAGGCAGTACTGTTGCATGGCCAAAAAGCTGTATAAAATTGCTTAACTAAGgtatttttctatttacttTGACATTGCTGAACATTCAAAGTTTCTATATAACGTACTAATCTCTTTTTTGCTACGTATGTTACTTTTTTCAGGTGCTTAGACCATGTTTGACAAGGCTTTCAAATTGTGATACTCAACAGTTTGACAAGGATTTTGAGGTGCAACTAACCAAGTTTCTAAAGCATGTTTCAGCATGATCTTTAAGTGCAATCAATCATGTTTTTAGATCATTCTGACAAGGATTTTGAATTGTAATTATAGGCATAGAACAATCATTTTGCACAATTAGAATTGGGATGAATATATCTTTCTAATATGTATGGAACTCCTTATTTATCTTTTGAATGAAAGCTGTGTATTATAGGCTGTCTTATGAATGTGAAGTAAggaaatatttatgtttatcaCAGAGCTTCGATTTATAGATAAATTATATCAGgtaattttgataattattaaaaatatatatatttgaaaaaatatatatttgatataACAACGTGCATTGGCTGTTGtcaaaacataaacaacaacGAGCTCAGACACGTTGTCGTAATATTATAAGACAACATGCTAGGCACGTTGTTGTTAATTGATCCCACAACGCGCGAGTGTTGTAGTTAATGTTGTTCACAACGAGCGCCAAAATAAACAATGACGCGTAATCCGTGTTGTCGAAAGCCCTAAACCTTTTAACGACATCGGCTTCAACAACGTGCGCCGCATGTTGTCAATATGTTTTCACAACGCACATTGCGCGTTGTTAAAggatttttttcttgtagtgtaaCTTTTTCCTCTTCTAGGTCTCTTTGAATTAGAAAAAGACACATCCCGACCATCTTGCTCAACCAACTTGACTACAAACTCTGTCTTTGTAGTCAAGTTGGTTGAGCAAGATAGTCGTGAGGTTTCTTGTTCTAGTTCAAAAAGAGACTTCAAGCTCATAGGACCTTTAGAATCCGTGTAGTTGACTCCTATAGCTGAAGAGCCTGCATTAGAGAATAGCTTATAGTTATTATAAAACAAATCACACTGATAGAGGGAAATTTTATTCACACTTCCACCAACTGACGTACACTAGTCCTTGTGTtgctattttaaaattatgaaatattaattttggACTGCAGGATGGCAAACTAGGATCTGTCTTTAAATATCAGAGGTACAACATACTTTGTTTGTTGGAAGAGAAGATGATCCTCTGTACAGTGGCATGAACTGCAACACGCAAGGTCTTGGGGTTTCCTCTATTAAGCAGTTCATCAGTTGCATGTCTCGTTCCATATATGGTCAAAAGTTGAGCCGGTAAGTCTAGTTCCTTCTCTCCGATCCAATCTAAAGTTATCGTTCGGATAAACAAGAGTCTGCaagaatgctttttttttttttttttttttt
This window encodes:
- the LOC109946275 gene encoding uncharacterized protein LOC109946275, translated to MSGCKSSEIIAKRTAKQLKAALAIATQRRNLGIRICDERMNNKEKQPRGTQQDNSQQETTIRGHRENEVRTSNVRSNSSSTHPATDVEEQPAQAQNVTQTKEQKKKRGPTRMAVIPQGKKSRLEVSFNLGGQLCGPNSESFASFLGVLTRAHVPIVMSNWKDLKEKNKDELWSLLQQNYIVGDEHKNFIFRMMGKYWRQFKSKITTAIREASKRKHKARAISLVKPDNVKSKEDWDKFVKERLGAEFQKLSEKFKAMRKKQKYTHTMSRKGYARMEYDMKLNHPNPEEINRVTLWTKAHERKDGTPINEVVSNILKDIKTCNESKENPPARNSIRDDAIARVLGPETRGRVRGLGFGATPSRVDAVIQGSERVKELESVVKSQSQRMQLIEAKLEAFIKMSQEPQNKNVEDMISAHACTPQSQQGSRHVQDKSYNVNARCGQSSNLEYGRCQLLHWYNFELEQVVAEGHIASTDPTVKVHHMPIGRDCWKVWVDEVLDEELNLYRPTDEARRLGEALGSTVAWPKSCIKLLN